The following coding sequences lie in one Synechococcus sp. CC9902 genomic window:
- the glyQ gene encoding glycine--tRNA ligase subunit alpha, protein MHFQDIIGTLNSFWANQGCLLLQPYDTEKGAGTMSPHTVLRAIGPEPWAVAYPEPCRRPTDGRYGDNPNRAQHYFQYQVLIKPSPDAIQETYLASLEALGIKAADHDIRFVEDNWESPTLGAWGVGWEVWLDGMEVTQFTYFQQCGGLDCKPVSIEITYGLERLAMYLQDVESIWDLSWNADRKYGDIWLPFEKGQCKFNFEASNPDRLKQLFAIYEAEASDLIHQQLPAPALDFVLKCSHTFNLLEARGVISVTERTATIGRIRNLARKVAEAWLVEREALGFPLLPSN, encoded by the coding sequence ATGCACTTTCAAGACATCATCGGCACGCTGAACAGTTTCTGGGCCAACCAGGGCTGTTTGTTGCTGCAGCCCTACGACACGGAAAAAGGGGCTGGCACGATGAGTCCTCATACGGTGCTTCGTGCCATTGGGCCTGAGCCTTGGGCTGTGGCTTACCCCGAGCCCTGCCGCCGTCCGACGGATGGCCGCTACGGAGATAACCCCAACCGGGCGCAGCATTACTTCCAATATCAGGTTCTGATTAAACCGTCCCCTGACGCGATCCAGGAGACCTACCTCGCTTCCCTGGAGGCGTTGGGAATCAAGGCAGCAGATCACGATATTCGTTTTGTTGAAGACAACTGGGAATCCCCCACCCTTGGCGCTTGGGGTGTGGGTTGGGAGGTATGGCTGGATGGTATGGAAGTCACCCAATTCACTTACTTCCAGCAATGTGGCGGACTGGATTGCAAGCCTGTCTCGATTGAGATCACCTACGGGTTGGAGCGTTTGGCGATGTATCTCCAGGATGTTGAGAGCATTTGGGATCTGAGCTGGAACGCCGACCGTAAATACGGCGACATTTGGCTCCCCTTTGAAAAAGGTCAATGCAAATTCAACTTTGAGGCCTCCAATCCAGATCGGCTCAAGCAATTGTTTGCCATTTATGAGGCTGAGGCGTCGGATCTAATCCATCAGCAGTTACCCGCACCAGCTCTCGATTTCGTGCTCAAGTGCAGCCACACGTTCAACCTGCTCGAGGCGCGTGGTGTGATTTCGGTGACGGAACGCACCGCCACCATCGGCCGGATTCGCAATTTGGCTCGAAAGGTGGCAGAGGCCTGGTTAGTGGAACGCGAGGCCTTGGGTTTCCCGCTGCTTCCCAGTAACTAA
- the ubiE gene encoding bifunctional demethylmenaquinone methyltransferase/2-methoxy-6-polyprenyl-1,4-benzoquinol methylase UbiE: protein MKPGDAAAVEQLFDAVAPRYDRLNDVLSLGLHRQWKRQVVRSLKPVAGEHWLDLCCGTGDLALELARCVRPGGMVIGVDAAATPLQGAEARQRRQPWLPVRFQQGDALATGLPSATADGLVMAYGLRNLADPALGLKEMHRVLKPGGRAAVLDFNRLLPGSAAAQFQRFYLRGLVVPIAASVGLRAEYAYLEKSLQRFPMGDEQEALARQAGFSEVQHQPMVGGQMGCLMLRA, encoded by the coding sequence ATGAAACCTGGAGATGCTGCTGCTGTTGAGCAGCTTTTTGATGCTGTCGCTCCTCGCTACGACCGTCTCAATGATGTGTTGAGTTTGGGTTTGCATCGGCAGTGGAAGCGGCAAGTGGTGCGTTCGCTAAAGCCCGTCGCTGGTGAGCACTGGCTTGATTTGTGCTGCGGTACTGGGGATTTGGCCCTGGAGCTTGCCCGTTGCGTGCGTCCAGGCGGAATGGTGATCGGTGTCGATGCCGCTGCCACCCCACTGCAAGGGGCTGAGGCGCGTCAGCGGCGTCAGCCATGGTTACCGGTGAGATTTCAGCAAGGTGACGCCCTGGCGACGGGATTGCCATCGGCGACTGCCGATGGCTTGGTAATGGCCTATGGCCTGCGAAACCTGGCTGATCCCGCTCTTGGTCTTAAGGAAATGCACCGGGTGTTGAAACCAGGCGGTCGCGCTGCGGTGCTCGATTTCAATCGTTTGCTCCCTGGCTCGGCAGCAGCCCAGTTTCAGCGCTTTTACCTCCGAGGCCTTGTGGTTCCGATCGCCGCTTCAGTGGGCTTAAGGGCTGAATACGCCTACCTCGAGAAGAGCTTGCAACGCTTCCCGATGGGTGATGAACAGGAGGCGCTGGCCCGTCAAGCTGGATTTTCGGAGGTCCAGCATCAGCCCATGGTTGGAGGGCAAATGGGCTGCCTGATGCTCCGCGCCTGA
- a CDS encoding Nif11-like leader peptide family RiPP precursor: MSKSALHAFIDRARADEDFRSKLAHLDPNQIIEFAGQHGFLFSDEIKGRFINRWSGVYFCPQAIEVGQLCPALVPDGYKNLIHYAQSTCSSSNLSEEERDFRSGIKY, translated from the coding sequence ATGTCTAAGTCTGCATTGCATGCTTTCATCGATAGAGCTCGAGCTGATGAGGATTTTCGTTCAAAACTTGCACATCTTGATCCCAATCAAATAATTGAATTTGCTGGACAGCATGGTTTTTTGTTCTCGGACGAAATTAAAGGGCGCTTTATCAATCGATGGAGCGGTGTTTATTTTTGCCCCCAGGCCATCGAGGTTGGACAGCTGTGTCCTGCTTTAGTTCCCGATGGTTACAAAAATCTGATTCATTATGCTCAATCGACGTGTAGTTCTAGCAATCTTTCAGAAGAGGAGCGGGATTTCAGGTCTGGAATAAAATATTAG
- a CDS encoding AraC family transcriptional regulator, with translation MKARKAKEFVFNDLLSMESYCINHYSDYYSKSNFSCNVTQLSKGELVTSSICAPINDAHLEIFKSNQTILYEEEANQNSVAFCWINSNGEQAQTNTIISGHKMMDLSIAGFNRLNKTGGNVWDIVGANTQLCCMSLKWEKVKEKINQMNAYNAFAKLEECIGIDSNSSASIQLKSLFERHFTKGLRESEAFYDLAIATLEEPCDLEILTERSDKTELIEDLVKLLYEDREGMPPLTISEITKYLNTEKESLSIACRTNFDMPILDLIKSIRLEQVKKSYLNPHVPKGLKNFTKKQNALYYGFKNWTTFQKFYHQSFQESPDETINKSSKASVLVTDLFTRRS, from the coding sequence ATGAAGGCAAGGAAAGCGAAAGAATTTGTCTTCAACGATCTCCTCTCGATGGAGAGCTATTGCATAAATCATTATTCAGATTATTATTCAAAATCAAATTTTTCATGCAATGTTACCCAACTAAGCAAAGGTGAGCTGGTTACTAGTTCGATTTGTGCGCCAATCAACGATGCGCACCTTGAAATTTTCAAATCAAATCAAACTATTTTGTATGAAGAAGAAGCCAACCAAAACTCTGTAGCCTTCTGCTGGATAAATAGTAACGGCGAACAAGCGCAAACCAATACTATCATCAGTGGTCATAAGATGATGGATCTAAGTATTGCAGGATTTAATCGATTAAACAAAACAGGAGGAAACGTATGGGATATCGTTGGCGCAAATACTCAGCTTTGCTGCATGAGTCTTAAGTGGGAAAAGGTGAAAGAAAAGATTAATCAAATGAATGCATACAATGCATTCGCTAAGCTTGAGGAATGTATTGGAATTGATTCAAATAGTTCAGCAAGCATTCAACTAAAGAGCCTATTTGAACGTCATTTTACAAAAGGATTACGCGAGTCAGAAGCTTTTTATGATTTAGCAATTGCAACATTAGAAGAACCGTGTGATCTAGAAATTCTGACTGAAAGATCAGACAAAACAGAGCTCATAGAAGATCTTGTTAAGCTACTTTATGAAGATAGAGAAGGAATGCCACCCCTAACAATTAGTGAGATCACAAAATATTTGAACACAGAAAAAGAGTCCCTAAGCATTGCATGTAGAACGAATTTTGATATGCCCATTCTCGATTTAATAAAAAGCATCAGACTAGAGCAAGTCAAGAAGTCATACCTCAATCCACACGTACCAAAAGGGCTGAAAAATTTCACAAAGAAGCAAAATGCTTTGTACTATGGATTTAAGAACTGGACAACATTTCAGAAATTTTACCATCAATCATTTCAAGAAAGCCCCGATGAGACTATTAATAAATCAAGCAAGGCCTCTGTATTGGTAACAGATCTATTTACGAGGCGTAGTTAA
- a CDS encoding cytochrome b6f subunit PetP, translating into MSQAASITIGSKIRISRVRDRIPQNLVDLLKKDPTGTVKEFRTVDGKGIGVVVDLSDGSTSWFFEDEITAA; encoded by the coding sequence ATGTCCCAGGCTGCATCGATCACCATCGGATCCAAAATCCGAATTTCCCGCGTTCGGGATCGGATTCCCCAAAATTTGGTGGATCTACTCAAGAAAGACCCCACTGGAACCGTGAAGGAGTTCCGGACCGTTGACGGCAAAGGAATTGGCGTGGTGGTTGACCTGAGCGACGGCTCCACCAGCTGGTTCTTTGAAGACGAAATCACCGCTGCCTGA
- a CDS encoding helix-turn-helix domain-containing protein, with product MKLELSYSDHLQLSESLNELGQTTRITQLEPGEGKYTMSFKQSTGIALAEIQSTQPLLYEGWGTTWSVDFNWITPTCHLNDPFGYCEGYEMKETSLGGFNTLNTSPGNSWGKYSNNCSSTACMLDKNILMKMLKECNAAQAIDNLSKARGLDVSSESLYQLKKLTRKDLVRGIMNPTKYYDLIVACLEGGDKRGYRKGLTKNYRLLGEIVQLSHDSRRMSSPMTLSDVCQYLDTGQASLYRVCQDYFGMGIIEMMTQIRLEEARRALLMFKQNEKNHALTVRDVALGYGFKHQGRFSRRYFTSFGELPSQTLDRSQEL from the coding sequence ATGAAATTAGAACTCTCTTATTCAGATCATCTCCAGCTCTCAGAATCTCTCAATGAGTTGGGACAGACAACCCGCATCACTCAACTTGAGCCGGGTGAGGGGAAATATACGATGTCGTTCAAACAATCTACTGGAATCGCTTTAGCTGAAATACAGTCAACACAACCACTTTTATATGAGGGCTGGGGAACAACTTGGTCGGTTGACTTCAATTGGATTACACCAACCTGCCATTTGAATGATCCTTTCGGCTATTGCGAGGGGTATGAAATGAAAGAAACTAGTCTTGGGGGATTCAATACTCTCAATACTTCACCAGGGAACTCATGGGGTAAATATTCAAATAATTGCTCATCTACAGCATGCATGCTTGATAAAAATATTTTGATGAAAATGCTTAAAGAATGCAATGCAGCACAAGCAATCGATAATCTCTCAAAAGCAAGAGGTCTCGATGTAAGTAGTGAGTCTTTGTATCAACTTAAGAAATTAACAAGGAAGGACTTGGTGAGAGGAATAATGAATCCGACAAAATATTATGACCTAATCGTTGCCTGCCTAGAAGGTGGCGATAAAAGAGGATATAGGAAGGGATTGACAAAAAACTATCGGTTGCTTGGCGAAATTGTGCAGCTTTCACATGACAGCCGCCGAATGAGCTCTCCAATGACACTTTCAGATGTATGTCAGTATCTAGATACTGGTCAAGCGTCTCTATACAGAGTTTGCCAAGATTACTTCGGCATGGGAATCATTGAAATGATGACGCAAATAAGACTTGAAGAGGCTAGAAGAGCCTTGTTAATGTTCAAGCAAAATGAAAAGAATCATGCCCTAACCGTTCGTGATGTCGCTCTTGGCTACGGGTTTAAACACCAAGGACGGTTTTCAAGGAGATATTTCACTAGTTTTGGAGAACTTCCCAGTCAAACACTGGACAGAAGCCAAGAGCTTTGA
- the hisF gene encoding imidazole glycerol phosphate synthase subunit HisF, translating into MVALRLIPCLDVARGRVVKGINFVGLRDAGDPVELACRYSHAGADELVFLDIAASHEGRATLVDLVRRTAESVTIPFTVGGGISSVEGITELLRAGADKVSLNSSAVGRPELVREGAQRFGRQCIVVAIDARRRNSGTDGWDVYVKGGRENTGLDVVRWAQQVTELGAGEILLTSMDGDGTQAGYDLQLTRAVAAAVSVPVIASGGAGCLDHIAAALETGPEGGHASAALLASLLHDGVLTVEQIKADLLARGLKIRP; encoded by the coding sequence ATGGTTGCCCTGCGTCTTATTCCTTGCCTCGATGTTGCCCGTGGCCGGGTGGTGAAGGGCATCAACTTCGTAGGCCTCCGCGATGCCGGCGATCCGGTGGAGCTGGCCTGTCGTTACAGCCATGCTGGCGCCGACGAATTGGTGTTTCTCGACATCGCCGCGAGCCACGAAGGACGAGCAACGCTTGTGGATTTGGTGCGACGCACCGCCGAGTCGGTGACGATCCCCTTCACCGTGGGAGGGGGAATTTCTTCGGTTGAAGGCATTACCGAATTACTGCGGGCCGGGGCCGACAAAGTGAGCCTGAACTCCTCCGCCGTGGGGCGGCCAGAGTTGGTGCGGGAAGGAGCGCAGCGTTTTGGTCGTCAATGCATTGTTGTGGCGATTGATGCGCGGCGTCGTAACAGCGGCACGGATGGCTGGGACGTTTACGTCAAAGGCGGGCGAGAAAACACCGGTTTAGATGTCGTTCGCTGGGCACAACAGGTCACCGAGTTAGGCGCAGGCGAAATCTTGCTCACCTCGATGGATGGAGATGGAACACAAGCCGGATATGACCTCCAGCTCACCCGGGCTGTGGCAGCTGCCGTTTCAGTGCCGGTGATTGCTTCTGGGGGGGCTGGCTGTCTGGACCACATCGCGGCGGCGTTGGAAACCGGGCCTGAGGGTGGGCATGCCTCAGCAGCATTGTTGGCGTCGTTGCTGCATGACGGTGTTCTCACAGTGGAGCAAATCAAGGCCGATTTATTGGCTCGTGGTCTCAAAATTCGACCATGA
- a CDS encoding DUF2237 family protein produces the protein MLFNLLGKPLKICGCSPRTGWYLDGYCKTDQSDLGNHSICSVVTDTFLKYTKSQGNNLIDPNLLMEFPGLKAGDHWCLCAERWEQARIDGVAPPIIIESTNLSATQVIPLNILKSFAFEII, from the coding sequence ATGCTCTTCAACCTACTAGGAAAACCATTAAAAATATGTGGATGCAGCCCAAGAACAGGATGGTATTTAGACGGTTATTGCAAAACAGACCAGTCCGACTTAGGCAATCATTCTATATGCAGTGTCGTAACAGATACCTTCCTTAAATATACTAAATCACAAGGTAATAACCTAATTGATCCGAACCTTTTGATGGAATTCCCGGGCCTTAAGGCGGGGGACCATTGGTGCTTATGTGCTGAACGATGGGAACAAGCCAGAATTGACGGAGTAGCACCACCCATCATTATTGAATCGACAAATCTATCTGCAACTCAAGTAATACCCTTAAATATTTTAAAATCATTTGCATTTGAGATTATCTAA
- the chlG gene encoding chlorophyll synthase ChlG produces the protein MSDARQLLGMKGASGTTNIWKLRLQLMKPVTWIPLIWGVICGAAASGNYHWQSDHVLAAFACMLMSGPLLAGFTQTINDYYDREIDAINEPYRPIPSGAISLGQVKLQIWILLLAGLGVSYGLDVWAQHTTPVVFLLALGGSFVSFIYSAPPLKLKQNGWLGNYALGASYIALPWWAGQALFGQLTWTTALLTLAYSLAGLGIAVVNDFKSVEGDRALGLQSLPVVFGIKRASWISAGMIDIFQLAMVGVLIAIGQHFAAVLLVLLIIPQITFQDIWLLTDPVEFDVKYQASAQPFLVLGMLVTALAVGHSSLTQVM, from the coding sequence GTGAGCGACGCACGTCAGCTGCTGGGCATGAAAGGTGCCTCAGGCACCACCAATATTTGGAAGCTGCGGTTGCAGCTGATGAAACCAGTCACCTGGATTCCCTTGATTTGGGGGGTAATTTGCGGAGCAGCAGCCAGCGGTAACTACCACTGGCAGTCGGATCACGTGCTGGCGGCATTCGCTTGCATGCTGATGAGTGGTCCGCTGCTGGCTGGGTTCACCCAGACCATCAACGACTACTACGACAGAGAGATCGACGCGATCAATGAGCCGTACCGGCCCATTCCCTCTGGAGCAATTTCCCTAGGGCAGGTGAAACTTCAAATCTGGATCCTGCTGCTGGCTGGCCTCGGTGTGTCCTATGGGCTCGATGTGTGGGCCCAACACACCACACCCGTGGTGTTCCTGCTGGCGCTGGGTGGCTCCTTTGTGAGCTTTATCTACTCAGCCCCTCCCCTGAAGCTGAAGCAGAACGGTTGGCTCGGGAACTATGCCCTCGGCGCGAGCTACATCGCGTTGCCATGGTGGGCCGGCCAAGCCTTATTTGGGCAGCTCACCTGGACGACAGCATTGCTCACCCTGGCCTACAGCTTGGCGGGACTGGGAATCGCGGTAGTGAACGATTTCAAAAGCGTTGAGGGCGACCGTGCCCTTGGACTTCAATCTCTTCCTGTGGTGTTTGGCATCAAACGTGCCAGTTGGATCAGTGCAGGAATGATCGATATTTTCCAACTCGCGATGGTCGGGGTATTGATTGCCATTGGCCAGCATTTCGCAGCTGTTCTTCTGGTGCTGTTAATCATTCCCCAGATCACATTTCAGGACATCTGGCTGTTGACTGACCCCGTTGAATTTGATGTGAAATATCAAGCCAGTGCTCAGCCTTTCTTAGTTCTTGGCATGTTGGTAACGGCTTTAGCTGTTGGCCACAGTTCTCTGACCCAGGTGATGTGA
- a CDS encoding transglycosylase domain-containing protein codes for MNRTRLHWALIAGTAAAVGVGAALGTRAVTQLVDSTLPDARGIASFNRPGTITLLSSQGKIIQKLGPATREKIKPGAMPPLVQNAFIAAEDRRFFQHDGVDAWGIARAAVTNVRQGAVREGASTITQQLARIVFLSQDRTITRKLKEAALALKLERQLSKQQILEQYLNYVYLGSGAYGVSDAAWIYFSKTTDQLTVAEAALIAGLPPAPSIYSPLVNPDLARKQRALVLDRMAQSGAISRVEAERASASPLALKPATPKYFNSSAPYFTTWVAQELPKLVTPEQLEVGGIKVRTSLNLDWQIKARDVILKNAPFDTEGVMVSIEPGTGLVRVMVGGRDFYESQFNRATLALRSPGSTFKLFPYATAIDLGVKPETIVLDKKRCWNGYCPKNFGNKYYGKVSLANALKNSLNTVAVQLQDIVGFDAIIETANKFEIGTQRPLGKYYPMAIGAYEQTVLDMAAAYAGVANRGVFVKPSPFEEIRGPEGNILWSRRVDGDRGRRALDSDVADAMNWMFQRVVTGGTGIAAKMDDRQVAGKTGTSEGARDLWFIGSIPQLTTAVWFGYDDNRETKSNSGEAAWAWKQFMLQIEAEVPVQEFPPKPELNRPWRVPGRKKPKKTDKKAAYLGYEHEKESPEQLDAPAGSAFPSTGMPFPPEFAPPAPVPSPRESQAPAASPQRNWMKPRIQERRWTR; via the coding sequence GTGAATCGCACCCGTCTCCATTGGGCCCTTATCGCAGGAACAGCAGCGGCTGTTGGCGTCGGCGCAGCCCTAGGAACCCGTGCGGTCACGCAACTGGTTGATTCGACGCTTCCCGATGCACGGGGAATCGCCAGTTTTAATCGACCCGGAACCATCACGCTGCTCTCGTCCCAGGGCAAGATCATCCAGAAATTGGGTCCTGCGACTCGAGAAAAGATCAAGCCGGGCGCCATGCCGCCATTGGTTCAAAACGCTTTTATCGCTGCGGAAGACCGCCGGTTCTTTCAGCACGATGGCGTCGACGCTTGGGGCATTGCACGGGCGGCGGTCACCAACGTGCGACAGGGTGCCGTGCGTGAGGGGGCGAGCACGATTACCCAACAATTGGCTCGGATCGTTTTTCTGAGCCAAGACCGCACCATTACGCGCAAACTGAAGGAAGCCGCTCTGGCACTGAAGCTTGAGCGGCAACTCAGTAAGCAACAAATCCTCGAGCAATATCTGAACTACGTGTATCTGGGCTCCGGTGCCTACGGCGTTTCAGATGCAGCATGGATTTACTTCTCAAAAACCACCGATCAACTAACGGTTGCTGAGGCTGCATTGATCGCGGGGCTCCCACCCGCTCCGTCGATCTATTCACCCTTGGTGAATCCAGATTTAGCCCGAAAGCAGCGGGCTTTAGTGCTTGATCGCATGGCCCAGTCGGGAGCGATTAGCCGCGTGGAAGCGGAACGAGCAAGCGCCTCTCCCCTCGCTCTGAAGCCGGCCACACCCAAGTATTTCAACAGCTCCGCTCCGTACTTCACCACCTGGGTGGCTCAGGAATTACCCAAGCTGGTGACCCCAGAACAACTGGAAGTGGGCGGGATCAAGGTGAGAACCAGCTTGAACCTTGACTGGCAAATAAAAGCTCGCGATGTGATCCTCAAAAACGCCCCGTTCGATACCGAGGGCGTCATGGTGTCGATCGAACCGGGCACCGGACTTGTTCGCGTGATGGTGGGAGGGCGCGACTTTTACGAGAGTCAGTTCAACCGAGCCACCTTGGCGTTGCGCTCGCCGGGCTCCACTTTCAAGCTGTTCCCCTACGCCACAGCCATCGACCTGGGCGTTAAACCGGAAACCATTGTTCTCGATAAGAAGCGCTGCTGGAATGGATATTGCCCGAAAAATTTTGGCAATAAGTATTACGGGAAGGTGTCGCTTGCGAATGCGCTGAAGAACTCCCTCAACACCGTGGCTGTGCAATTACAAGACATCGTGGGGTTCGACGCCATCATCGAAACCGCCAACAAATTTGAGATCGGCACCCAACGCCCCCTCGGCAAGTACTACCCGATGGCGATTGGTGCCTATGAGCAAACCGTGTTGGATATGGCCGCGGCCTATGCCGGTGTTGCCAACCGTGGCGTCTTCGTTAAACCCAGTCCCTTTGAAGAAATCCGAGGGCCGGAAGGCAACATTCTCTGGAGCCGTCGGGTGGATGGAGACCGGGGACGGCGGGCTCTCGACAGTGATGTTGCCGATGCGATGAATTGGATGTTCCAGCGCGTGGTAACTGGAGGAACCGGCATCGCAGCAAAAATGGATGATCGTCAGGTGGCCGGCAAAACAGGCACCTCAGAGGGTGCACGGGATCTGTGGTTCATCGGTTCCATCCCCCAACTCACCACCGCCGTTTGGTTCGGCTATGACGACAACCGTGAAACCAAAAGCAACAGCGGCGAGGCGGCATGGGCTTGGAAACAATTCATGCTTCAAATCGAAGCGGAAGTCCCCGTTCAGGAATTTCCGCCAAAGCCTGAGCTGAATCGTCCATGGCGAGTGCCTGGCAGGAAGAAACCGAAGAAAACCGACAAAAAGGCTGCCTACCTCGGCTATGAGCACGAGAAAGAATCTCCGGAACAGCTCGACGCCCCAGCTGGGAGTGCATTTCCATCAACAGGCATGCCATTCCCTCCGGAGTTTGCACCGCCTGCACCGGTTCCATCCCCGAGAGAGAGCCAAGCACCTGCTGCAAGCCCACAACGAAATTGGATGAAGCCACGCATTCAGGAGCGGCGCTGGACCCGCTGA
- a CDS encoding HEAT repeat domain-containing protein → MAERFDVLVQGISEQDALSLLMAQTSTVPRPADRYFAATRLGLSKTNESLDALLTATNNLKIDELYDRITRRKAIESLGRRKDKRAIPALTNVLTCTDTEAVINAIYALVRIDWDPSEENKDLLLSLLNGECTLVRAVIQAHTRLNIKHLKAEKLIAELCDHEQALIAGAARAYQAKLYGKTELLNPLETQLLDTTAGKRRSAVIDLGDAIDPNRIKSLVDAPISMSLRANSCFQIIDDRNQLQQKHVISQLEVLLTDNPKHLKIRPEWQCKPTPEEIERCLSHRDEAIQYGAALSLMNLNSEDCLKIINSMEERLWSDYVTHYYLTCIVGLRQFSEKSYLVKSALAETTPQYTKSRVAAAWACLKLDLYDQLDLLYQLSSSAYWKPLRWSCQQVFARMIDKQQSQIEL, encoded by the coding sequence ATGGCTGAGCGATTTGATGTTCTTGTCCAGGGAATAAGTGAGCAAGATGCACTCTCCCTATTAATGGCTCAGACCTCAACTGTTCCAAGACCTGCAGATCGATATTTTGCAGCAACTCGACTTGGATTGAGCAAGACCAACGAATCTCTAGACGCACTATTAACGGCAACAAATAACCTCAAAATTGATGAATTATATGATCGAATAACACGTAGAAAAGCTATTGAATCCTTGGGACGAAGAAAGGATAAACGGGCAATTCCAGCCTTAACAAATGTTCTGACCTGTACAGATACAGAGGCTGTTATAAACGCAATTTATGCCCTTGTACGCATCGATTGGGATCCAAGTGAAGAGAACAAAGATCTACTCTTATCGCTTTTGAATGGAGAATGTACGTTGGTTCGAGCAGTGATTCAGGCCCATACAAGACTCAACATCAAACATTTAAAAGCCGAAAAATTGATTGCTGAGCTTTGTGATCATGAACAAGCCTTGATTGCAGGTGCAGCACGAGCTTATCAAGCAAAACTTTATGGAAAAACTGAACTTTTAAATCCACTTGAAACCCAGTTACTCGATACCACTGCAGGAAAACGACGTTCGGCAGTGATCGATTTAGGCGATGCTATAGACCCGAATCGAATCAAGAGCTTGGTGGATGCACCGATCTCGATGTCGCTAAGAGCGAATAGTTGTTTTCAGATTATTGATGACCGAAATCAACTACAGCAGAAACATGTCATCTCACAACTTGAGGTTCTTTTAACTGATAATCCGAAACATCTAAAGATCAGACCCGAATGGCAATGCAAACCTACTCCTGAAGAGATCGAACGATGCCTTAGCCATCGAGATGAAGCGATTCAATATGGAGCTGCACTAAGCCTGATGAATCTTAATTCAGAGGATTGCCTGAAAATTATTAACAGCATGGAAGAAAGACTCTGGTCAGACTATGTGACACACTATTACCTCACTTGCATTGTAGGACTAAGACAATTCTCTGAGAAAAGTTACTTAGTAAAATCTGCTCTTGCAGAGACCACTCCGCAATACACGAAGTCGAGGGTTGCAGCAGCCTGGGCTTGCTTGAAACTCGATCTTTATGATCAATTAGACCTTCTTTACCAGTTATCAAGTTCCGCATACTGGAAGCCACTGCGATGGTCTTGCCAACAAGTGTTTGCCCGAATGATTGATAAGCAACAGTCTCAAATAGAACTCTAG